The Niallia alba genome includes a window with the following:
- the pflB gene encoding formate C-acetyltransferase, producing the protein MEKVETTNYWEGFKNGSWQKEVNVRDFILKNFNPYYGDSAFLSGPTLETTQLWEQVMELSKLERERGGVYDLDTDIVSTITSHGPGYLDKAKEKIVGVQTDEPFKRSFQPNGGIRMAVQACESYGYKADEELEKFFSEHRKTHNAGVFDAYTDEMRLARKAAIITGLPDAYGRGRIIGDYRRVALYGVDFLINEKQKDKRATSSVMTEETIRLREEVSEQIRALNELKELGAAYGFDLSRPAANAQEAFQWVYLGYLAAIKEQNGAAMSLGRVSTFLDIYVERDIENGILTEKEAQEIVDHFIMKLRLVKFARTPDYNELFSGDPTWVTESIGGMANDGRPLVTKNSFRFLHTLDNLGPAPEPNLTVLWSTQLPENFKKFCSQMSIQTSAIQYENDDVMKPQWGDDYGIACCVSAMEIGKQMQFFGARANLAKCLLYAINGGKDEKLKVQVGPKFAPITSEYLDYQEVSEKFDNMMEWLAGLYINTLNVIHYMHDKYSYERIEMALHDTEILRTMATGIAGLSVVADSLSAIKHAKVKVIRDENGLAVDFETEGDFPKYGNNDDAVDSIAIGLVESFMKKLRKHQTYRNSMHTMSILTITSNVVYGKKTGNTPDGRRAGEPFAPGANPMHGRDTKGTLASLSSVAKLPYDYSLDGISNTFSIVPKALGKEDDVRVNNLVSILDGYAAKAGHHLNVNVFNRETLLDAMEHPELYPQLTIRVSGYAVNFIKLTREQQQDVISRTFHESM; encoded by the coding sequence ATGGAAAAAGTTGAAACAACTAATTATTGGGAAGGCTTTAAAAATGGATCATGGCAGAAAGAAGTAAATGTTCGTGACTTCATCTTAAAAAATTTCAATCCATATTATGGTGACTCTGCTTTCTTATCAGGTCCTACATTAGAAACTACACAATTATGGGAACAAGTAATGGAATTAAGTAAATTAGAACGAGAAAGAGGCGGCGTTTACGATTTAGATACAGATATCGTATCAACGATAACTTCTCACGGTCCTGGTTACTTAGATAAAGCGAAAGAAAAGATTGTCGGTGTACAAACAGATGAACCTTTCAAACGCTCTTTCCAACCAAATGGCGGAATTAGAATGGCTGTCCAAGCTTGTGAATCTTATGGCTATAAAGCGGATGAAGAGCTAGAAAAATTCTTTAGTGAACACCGCAAAACTCATAATGCTGGAGTATTTGATGCTTATACAGATGAAATGAGATTAGCTAGAAAAGCTGCTATCATTACAGGTCTTCCAGATGCATACGGCCGCGGTAGAATTATTGGAGACTATCGTCGCGTCGCGCTATACGGTGTTGACTTCCTAATCAACGAAAAACAAAAAGATAAAAGAGCGACAAGTTCTGTTATGACAGAAGAAACAATTCGATTAAGAGAAGAAGTTTCTGAGCAAATTCGTGCCTTAAACGAATTAAAAGAATTGGGTGCAGCTTACGGTTTTGATTTATCAAGACCAGCAGCTAATGCTCAAGAAGCTTTCCAATGGGTATATCTTGGCTACCTTGCAGCAATTAAAGAACAAAACGGTGCAGCAATGAGCTTAGGACGTGTATCTACTTTCTTAGATATTTATGTAGAAAGAGATATAGAAAACGGTATATTAACTGAAAAAGAAGCACAAGAAATTGTTGATCACTTTATTATGAAGCTTCGCCTAGTTAAATTTGCTCGTACACCTGATTATAATGAATTATTCAGTGGCGATCCTACATGGGTAACAGAATCTATTGGCGGTATGGCTAATGATGGAAGACCTTTAGTTACAAAAAACTCTTTCCGCTTCCTTCATACATTAGATAACTTAGGACCTGCTCCAGAGCCAAACTTAACTGTTCTTTGGTCCACTCAATTACCGGAGAACTTTAAAAAATTCTGTTCACAAATGTCTATTCAAACTAGTGCTATCCAATATGAAAACGATGATGTCATGAAACCTCAATGGGGCGATGATTACGGCATAGCTTGTTGTGTATCAGCAATGGAAATTGGTAAGCAAATGCAGTTCTTTGGAGCACGTGCTAACCTAGCTAAATGTTTATTATATGCAATTAACGGTGGTAAAGATGAAAAGTTAAAAGTCCAAGTTGGACCTAAATTCGCTCCAATCACTTCTGAATATCTAGATTACCAAGAAGTATCGGAGAAATTTGATAACATGATGGAATGGTTAGCTGGACTTTATATTAACACATTAAACGTTATCCACTATATGCACGACAAGTATAGCTACGAAAGAATTGAAATGGCTCTTCATGACACAGAAATTCTTCGTACTATGGCTACTGGTATCGCTGGATTAAGTGTTGTGGCTGATTCCTTAAGTGCGATTAAGCATGCAAAAGTAAAAGTTATTAGAGACGAAAATGGTCTAGCTGTTGATTTTGAAACAGAAGGTGATTTCCCTAAATATGGAAACAACGATGATGCTGTTGATAGCATTGCAATCGGACTTGTCGAAAGCTTTATGAAAAAATTACGCAAGCATCAAACATATCGCAATTCTATGCATACTATGTCTATTTTAACCATTACTTCCAACGTTGTTTATGGTAAAAAGACTGGTAATACACCGGATGGTCGTCGTGCTGGTGAACCATTTGCTCCAGGTGCTAACCCAATGCATGGTCGTGATACAAAAGGAACTTTAGCATCCCTATCTTCTGTTGCTAAATTACCTTACGATTATTCTCTAGATGGTATTTCTAACACATTCTCTATCGTGCCGAAAGCACTTGGTAAAGAAGATGATGTACGTGTAAACAATTTAGTATCTATTTTAGATGGTTATGCAGCAAAAGCTGGTCACCACTTAAATGTTAACGTATTTAACAGAGAAACATTATTAGATGCTATGGAACATCCAGAATTGTATCCACAATTAACGATTCGTGTATCTGGATATGCAGTTAACTTTATTAAATTAACTCGTGAGCAACAACAAGACGTCATTAGTCGTACTTTCCACGAATCTATGTAA
- a CDS encoding lysylphosphatidylglycerol synthase domain-containing protein: MLIRKKEIWINMAKILLPIVIFIIILREIKNMIMSTDMHLIYGYLQTIPYHSLFYIVLGGFMATLPMFFYDFFLVKHLKKDIPFVEVGKYSFISNSFSNLIGFGGLIGIALRNYFYKQYETDRKKLFKGIAVVTLFYLSGISLLAWIAILYSRRLNLIGEHLWIFAAIIVVGLIFPILLVSYKKAKLHSFAFDRNQMIGLIAVSLLEWIFLFAYLYFIAQIIELPVSAGDFFLLFLVAACTGIISMIPGGMGSFELVFLWGIESLGVESEQMLIVLFLYRVGYYLLPFLIAVFLFLLEVGKNIKKNAAAFLRGLSSE, translated from the coding sequence ATGTTAATCAGAAAAAAAGAAATCTGGATTAATATGGCGAAGATACTACTACCGATTGTCATATTTATCATCATTTTACGCGAAATTAAAAATATGATTATGTCAACGGATATGCACCTTATATATGGATACTTACAGACAATTCCTTATCATAGTTTGTTTTACATTGTATTAGGCGGATTTATGGCGACTCTTCCCATGTTTTTTTACGATTTTTTTCTTGTAAAGCATTTAAAGAAAGATATTCCTTTTGTAGAGGTCGGGAAATATTCTTTTATTAGTAACTCTTTTTCTAATTTAATCGGGTTTGGTGGACTAATAGGAATTGCTTTACGCAACTATTTTTATAAACAATATGAAACAGATCGAAAAAAATTATTTAAAGGGATTGCCGTAGTTACCTTATTCTATCTATCAGGAATTAGTTTATTAGCATGGATTGCTATTCTTTATAGCAGAAGATTGAATTTAATAGGAGAGCATCTATGGATATTTGCAGCTATTATCGTTGTAGGGTTAATCTTTCCTATCTTATTAGTTAGTTATAAGAAAGCAAAGTTACATAGCTTTGCCTTTGACCGAAACCAAATGATTGGCCTAATAGCTGTGTCTTTATTAGAATGGATTTTTCTATTTGCCTATTTATATTTTATCGCCCAAATCATTGAATTACCGGTTTCAGCTGGAGATTTTTTCTTGCTATTTTTAGTTGCTGCATGTACGGGTATTATCAGTATGATTCCAGGAGGGATGGGATCCTTTGAACTAGTGTTTTTGTGGGGGATCGAATCTTTAGGGGTGGAATCAGAACAGATGCTGATCGTATTATTCTTATACCGTGTTGGCTACTATCTTTTGCCGTTTTTAATCGCAGTCTTTCTTTTCTTGCTTGAAGTTGGAAAGAATATAAAGAAAAATGCAGCTGCTTTTTTAAGAGGACTATCCAGTGAGTAA
- a CDS encoding D-alanyl-D-alanine carboxypeptidase family protein, whose product MRETTIAICFVLLLFSFPAISKATESRELDLISEAVFLLDSDTGAVLFEKNGYKKMYPASLTKIATAIYAIEKGNLDDIITVSENAYSTEGTRVYLEQGEQVTLRHLIDGMLINSGNDAAIAIAEYLDGSIDEFEQNINQFLKEKVNVHSTHFKNPNGLFHKDHYTTANDLALITKYAMQNEIFREIFGTDELKWDGLSWDTTLVSHHQMVNGSRPYDKVTGGKTGFVNESKQTLATTAANEELSLIAIVLKGNYKRDVYNDTKELLEYGFNQYTHKVIPAGKSFFVKGTTYETMQEEKITVPHTKGEEEVTSSGLLMIENDNGDILQSIQLAKVMPAEETFKEEITEDVVKDEKKSSFPGIIFILPIALGCIFFMKRRVIKR is encoded by the coding sequence ATGAGGGAAACGACAATTGCAATATGTTTCGTTTTACTATTATTTAGTTTTCCTGCAATAAGTAAGGCGACGGAAAGTAGGGAACTAGACTTAATAAGTGAAGCAGTTTTCTTGTTGGATAGTGATACTGGAGCAGTTTTATTTGAAAAGAATGGATATAAAAAAATGTATCCAGCAAGTTTAACAAAGATAGCAACGGCCATTTATGCTATTGAAAAAGGGAATTTGGACGATATTATTACAGTTAGTGAGAATGCATACTCAACAGAAGGGACAAGGGTTTACTTAGAACAAGGTGAACAAGTAACGTTAAGGCATTTAATTGATGGCATGTTAATTAATTCAGGAAATGATGCTGCAATAGCCATTGCAGAATACCTTGATGGGTCCATAGATGAGTTTGAACAAAATATTAATCAGTTTTTAAAAGAGAAAGTAAACGTTCATTCTACACATTTCAAAAATCCAAATGGCCTTTTTCATAAGGATCATTATACAACTGCTAATGATTTAGCATTAATCACCAAATATGCCATGCAAAATGAAATATTTCGAGAAATATTTGGAACTGATGAACTAAAATGGGATGGTTTATCTTGGGATACAACATTAGTCAGCCATCATCAAATGGTTAATGGTTCTAGGCCATATGACAAAGTAACTGGTGGGAAAACAGGTTTTGTTAATGAATCCAAACAAACATTGGCAACAACTGCAGCAAATGAGGAGTTAAGTTTAATCGCTATTGTTTTAAAAGGGAATTATAAGCGTGACGTATATAATGATACAAAAGAGTTATTGGAATATGGATTTAATCAATATACACATAAAGTGATTCCAGCAGGAAAATCGTTTTTTGTTAAAGGGACAACATATGAAACGATGCAAGAAGAGAAAATCACTGTTCCACATACAAAAGGAGAGGAAGAAGTAACGTCGTCTGGCTTATTAATGATAGAAAATGACAATGGCGATATTCTTCAATCTATACAATTAGCTAAAGTAATGCCAGCAGAGGAGACTTTTAAAGAGGAAATTACTGAAGATGTAGTAAAGGACGAAAAAAAATCTTCATTTCCAGGAATTATATTTATTCTTCCTATTGCATTAGGGTGTATATTTTTTATGAAAAGAAGAGTGATTAAACGTTAA
- a CDS encoding ABC-F family ATP-binding cassette domain-containing protein codes for MITVTNVGLRYGDRKLFEDVNIKFTPGNCYGLIGANGAGKSTFLKILSGELEAQTGNVSLGPGERLAVLKQNHFEYEEHEVLKVVIMGHTRLYEVMQEKDAIYMKENFTDEDGMKAAELEGEFAELNGWEAESEAAILLKGLGIGEDLHYKTMAELNGSDKVKVLLAQALFGEPDVLLLDEPTNHLDINAIKWLEEFLINFENTVIVVSHDRHFLNKVCTHIADLDFSRIQIYVGNYDFWYESSQLAARMANDANKKKEEKIKELQNFIARFSANASKSKQATSRKKLLDKISLDDIKPSSRKYPYVAFTPEREIGNDLLRVENLSKTIDGVKVLDNVSFIMNKDDKIALVGPNELAKTTLFRILTGELEPDSGTYKWGVTTSQSYFPAENSEYFSEDDATLVDWLRQYSPNDQTESFLRGFLGRMLFSGEEVLKKPSVLSGGEKVRCMLSKMMLSAANVLLLDEPTNHLDLESITALNNGLINFKGSLIFTSHDHQFVSTIANRIIEITPQGLVDKQMNYDEYLEDEALQKNIANMYK; via the coding sequence ATGATAACAGTTACGAATGTAGGTCTTCGATATGGTGATCGTAAATTATTTGAAGACGTTAATATTAAATTTACACCTGGAAATTGCTATGGATTAATCGGAGCAAATGGTGCTGGAAAGTCTACTTTCCTAAAAATACTTTCTGGTGAGCTAGAGGCACAAACAGGAAATGTTTCTTTAGGACCTGGGGAAAGACTTGCTGTTTTAAAGCAGAATCACTTTGAATACGAAGAGCATGAAGTACTTAAAGTAGTAATCATGGGTCACACTAGATTATATGAAGTGATGCAAGAAAAAGATGCTATTTATATGAAAGAAAATTTCACGGATGAAGATGGCATGAAGGCAGCTGAGCTTGAAGGAGAATTCGCTGAATTAAATGGTTGGGAAGCAGAATCAGAAGCAGCTATTCTTTTAAAAGGCTTAGGTATTGGTGAAGATCTTCATTATAAAACAATGGCTGAATTAAATGGTTCTGATAAAGTAAAGGTTTTACTAGCTCAAGCTCTTTTCGGTGAACCAGATGTACTTCTACTAGATGAGCCTACTAACCATCTTGATATAAATGCGATTAAGTGGTTAGAAGAATTTTTAATCAACTTTGAAAATACTGTCATTGTTGTTTCCCATGACAGACATTTCTTAAATAAAGTTTGTACCCATATTGCGGATTTAGATTTTAGCAGAATTCAAATCTATGTTGGTAACTATGACTTTTGGTATGAGTCCAGTCAATTAGCTGCTAGAATGGCAAATGATGCAAACAAAAAGAAGGAAGAAAAAATCAAAGAACTTCAAAACTTTATTGCTCGATTCAGTGCAAATGCTTCTAAATCGAAACAGGCAACATCTAGAAAGAAATTGCTTGATAAAATTTCATTAGATGACATTAAACCATCATCTCGAAAATATCCATACGTTGCCTTTACTCCGGAGCGAGAAATCGGAAATGATTTATTAAGAGTAGAAAACTTATCAAAAACAATTGATGGGGTAAAAGTTCTTGATAATGTAAGCTTTATTATGAATAAGGACGATAAAATTGCGCTTGTTGGTCCAAATGAATTAGCAAAAACTACCCTTTTCCGTATTTTAACTGGTGAATTAGAGCCAGATAGTGGTACGTATAAATGGGGCGTTACAACTTCTCAAAGTTATTTCCCTGCTGAGAACTCAGAGTATTTTAGCGAGGACGATGCTACACTGGTTGATTGGTTACGTCAATATTCTCCAAATGACCAAACAGAAAGCTTCTTAAGAGGATTTTTAGGTCGCATGCTGTTCTCAGGGGAAGAAGTATTGAAAAAGCCTAGCGTTCTATCTGGTGGAGAAAAAGTTCGTTGTATGTTATCGAAAATGATGTTAAGTGCAGCAAACGTTCTACTACTTGATGAACCAACAAATCACTTAGATTTAGAATCTATTACGGCTTTAAATAATGGATTAATCAACTTTAAAGGTTCTTTAATTTTCACTTCTCATGACCATCAGTTTGTGTCAACAATTGCTAATCGCATTATAGAGATTACTCCGCAAGGACTGGTTGATAAACAAATGAATTACGATGAATATTTAGAAGATGAAGCACTACAAAAAAACATTGCAAACATGTATAAATAA
- a CDS encoding formate/nitrite transporter family protein — MDIHPIDKAINYAIKKKETIDESFFRYFVKAILAGIYIGFALMLCYRLAQPFFDVHSPATYMMTSLFFGLALVLISYGGGELFTGNTMAFAMSTLSGATSWKDTIYNWVTTYLGNLVGALFFAILIYYSGLFSLAPKTTWLMDVANSKMSATTVELFIRGILCNWLVCLAIWIPMNIKGDVGKIIATILIVFSFMISGYEHSVANMALFSIALIVPHPETITITNALHNLIPVTIGNIVGGAFFVGALNLYIFPKKKKEDKDSALRVASSRSIAK, encoded by the coding sequence ATGGATATACACCCAATCGATAAAGCAATTAATTATGCGATAAAAAAGAAAGAAACGATTGATGAATCTTTTTTTCGTTATTTTGTGAAGGCAATATTAGCAGGCATATACATTGGTTTTGCTTTAATGTTATGTTATCGTTTAGCACAGCCCTTTTTTGATGTTCATTCACCGGCTACGTATATGATGACTAGTTTATTTTTTGGATTGGCCTTGGTGCTTATTTCATATGGTGGTGGAGAACTATTTACCGGTAATACGATGGCTTTTGCAATGAGTACTTTGTCTGGAGCCACTAGTTGGAAGGATACTATTTATAATTGGGTAACTACTTATCTTGGCAATTTGGTTGGAGCGTTATTTTTTGCTATATTGATCTATTATTCCGGTTTATTTAGTTTGGCTCCTAAAACAACATGGCTAATGGATGTTGCGAATTCAAAAATGAGTGCTACAACAGTAGAATTGTTTATAAGAGGGATACTTTGTAACTGGTTAGTATGTTTGGCTATTTGGATCCCTATGAACATTAAAGGCGATGTTGGGAAAATTATTGCAACTATATTAATCGTGTTTTCTTTTATGATTTCAGGATATGAGCATAGCGTGGCAAATATGGCACTTTTCTCTATTGCACTAATTGTTCCTCATCCAGAAACTATTACAATTACAAACGCATTGCACAATTTAATACCTGTAACAATTGGTAATATTGTTGGAGGAGCATTCTTTGTAGGCGCGTTAAATCTCTATATTTTTCCGAAGAAGAAAAAGGAAGACAAAGATTCTGCTTTACGAGTTGCTTCGTCAAGATCGATAGCAAAATAA
- a CDS encoding ZIP family metal transporter, whose protein sequence is MLQAAMWGAIASFSLLAGSITGLFLAIPKKIIAYLMALGTGILIGASSFELLIESIHKSGIVKTAVTFLAGAGLFTLIEIFLYQKGGSNRKRSHKNPAGHSGLAIYAGTLMDAIPESMIIGLSLLNTHKVDFLFLIAIFISNFPESLSSTVGLKQDNYSIRKILFLWSSVMLISAISSSVGYLFLENASPVMLSGIQSFGAGGLIAMVCSTMLPEAFEQGGPTVGFVACVGLIFSLSMSHPG, encoded by the coding sequence ATGTTACAAGCGGCAATGTGGGGAGCAATTGCAAGCTTTTCATTGCTTGCAGGTTCTATAACTGGATTATTTCTGGCCATTCCCAAAAAAATTATTGCTTATTTAATGGCTTTAGGTACAGGTATTTTGATTGGTGCTTCTTCCTTTGAGCTTTTAATAGAATCTATACATAAAAGTGGAATTGTAAAAACTGCGGTTACTTTTTTAGCTGGAGCTGGTTTATTTACCTTAATTGAAATTTTTCTCTATCAAAAGGGTGGCTCCAATCGCAAGAGATCACATAAAAATCCAGCAGGGCATTCTGGGTTAGCGATTTATGCGGGGACATTGATGGATGCTATTCCTGAATCGATGATTATCGGCTTAAGTTTATTAAATACTCACAAAGTGGATTTCCTCTTCCTAATAGCCATTTTCATCAGTAATTTTCCTGAATCTTTATCTTCTACAGTTGGTTTAAAACAGGACAACTATTCAATTAGGAAAATTTTATTCTTATGGAGTAGTGTTATGCTTATTTCTGCTATTAGCAGTTCGGTTGGATATTTATTTTTAGAAAATGCATCACCTGTTATGCTTTCAGGCATACAGTCATTTGGTGCTGGTGGTTTAATTGCGATGGTTTGCTCGACTATGCTTCCTGAAGCATTTGAGCAAGGAGGACCTACTGTGGGATTTGTTGCGTGTGTAGGATTAATTTTTTCTTTAAGTATGAGCCATCCGGGATAG
- a CDS encoding YjcZ family sporulation protein, translating to MSGGPAAGFGGGFALLVVLFILLIIVGSSYVGFAY from the coding sequence ATGAGTGGTGGCCCAGCAGCTGGTTTTGGTGGAGGTTTCGCTCTACTAGTAGTGCTATTCATTTTATTAATAATTGTAGGTTCTAGTTACGTTGGTTTTGCATATTAA
- a CDS encoding YjcZ family sporulation protein has protein sequence MSYGYGGYGYNDCGCGYAAPVAAPVASCGGFGNSFVLIVVLFILLIIVGAAWL, from the coding sequence ATGAGTTACGGTTATGGTGGATATGGTTATAATGATTGTGGATGCGGGTATGCTGCACCAGTTGCAGCTCCAGTAGCTTCTTGTGGTGGTTTCGGAAATAGCTTTGTATTGATCGTTGTATTATTCATATTATTAATCATCGTTGGAGCAGCTTGGTTATAA
- the recQ gene encoding DNA helicase RecQ — protein sequence MMDKARSILKEYFGYDNFRKGQEEIIQHLLDGENVAGIMPTGGGKSICYQVPAMMFPGLTIVISPLISLMKDQVDTLTEVGIPATYINSTLHSNEVQERVYDIKNGHYKLLYLAPERLEADYFIEILKEVTISFIAVDEAHCISQWGHDFRPSYAKIGFMINRLSDKPIVAALTATATPKVHEDICQLLNIPWENTIKTGFARDNLSFSIIKGQDKGKFLESFLKKNKEESGIIYAATRQEVEKLHDRLLKKGYSVSKYHGGMSDGQREAEQQAFIKDDVSIMIATNAFGMGIDKSNIRYVIHYQLPKNMEGYYQEAGRAGRDGLPSKCILLYSAQDIRIQRFLIDQTINDPDKQKQDIDKLQSMINFCHTEDCLQEYILHYFGDEHAEKCGQCSNCTDERTIIDVTVDAQKVLSCMIRMGERFGKTMIAQVLTGSKNKKLIDFQLDRIKTYGLMKEKSAKEISDFIEFLISEQYIDVSTGAMPILKVSNKGKDVLLGKTTVERKEQVVTVKVSENNTLFEYLRKIRKQLAEAENVPPFVVFSDQTLRIISITMPITHEEFREIKGIGDHKLQKYGDTMIEHIVKFKNDQHNLSELEDSENKESRTIKEKRSKKSVENSHLVTLDLWKKGLAMKEIAKQRELNLQTIENHLLRCGEEQLEVDWTKFIKPEDQVKVVKAIEKVGMDKLKPLKEKLPEEISYFMIKVAIMLEKRGQQILN from the coding sequence ATGATGGATAAAGCGCGTAGTATTTTAAAAGAGTACTTTGGATATGATAATTTTAGAAAAGGACAAGAAGAGATTATTCAACATTTGTTGGATGGTGAAAATGTTGCAGGAATTATGCCAACTGGCGGAGGAAAATCAATTTGTTATCAGGTTCCTGCGATGATGTTTCCAGGATTAACAATTGTTATTTCTCCTTTAATTTCTTTAATGAAGGACCAGGTAGATACACTAACAGAAGTTGGTATTCCAGCTACGTATATAAATAGTACGTTACATAGCAATGAAGTGCAGGAAAGAGTGTACGATATTAAAAATGGACATTATAAATTACTTTATTTAGCTCCAGAACGACTAGAGGCAGATTATTTTATTGAGATTTTAAAAGAAGTTACGATTTCTTTTATCGCAGTAGATGAGGCTCACTGTATTTCGCAATGGGGACATGATTTTCGTCCAAGCTATGCAAAAATCGGCTTTATGATTAATAGATTATCTGATAAACCAATTGTTGCTGCATTAACAGCAACTGCAACACCTAAAGTTCATGAAGATATATGTCAATTATTAAATATTCCTTGGGAAAATACAATTAAAACTGGTTTTGCCCGCGATAATTTATCTTTTTCGATAATAAAGGGACAAGATAAAGGGAAGTTTCTTGAATCATTTTTAAAGAAAAATAAAGAAGAGTCAGGAATTATTTATGCAGCTACAAGACAAGAGGTTGAGAAACTACATGATCGGTTATTAAAAAAGGGCTACTCCGTTTCGAAATATCATGGCGGAATGAGTGATGGACAAAGAGAGGCGGAACAGCAAGCGTTTATTAAAGATGATGTATCGATTATGATCGCCACAAATGCTTTTGGAATGGGTATTGATAAAAGTAATATTCGATATGTAATTCATTACCAGCTTCCAAAAAACATGGAGGGCTATTACCAAGAAGCGGGAAGAGCAGGGCGTGACGGCTTACCGAGCAAGTGCATTTTACTATATTCTGCCCAAGATATTCGCATCCAACGATTTTTAATTGACCAGACAATAAATGATCCAGATAAACAGAAGCAAGATATTGATAAATTGCAATCGATGATTAATTTTTGTCATACAGAAGATTGCCTTCAAGAATATATTTTGCATTATTTTGGTGATGAGCATGCAGAAAAGTGTGGGCAATGTTCAAACTGTACAGATGAAAGAACGATAATTGATGTTACGGTTGATGCCCAAAAAGTATTGTCATGTATGATTAGAATGGGCGAAAGATTCGGAAAAACTATGATTGCCCAAGTATTAACAGGCTCTAAAAACAAGAAATTGATAGATTTTCAATTAGATCGTATTAAAACCTATGGGCTTATGAAGGAGAAATCAGCCAAGGAAATAAGTGATTTTATTGAGTTTTTAATTTCTGAGCAATATATTGATGTAAGTACAGGTGCGATGCCGATATTAAAAGTTTCAAATAAAGGAAAGGATGTTCTTTTAGGTAAAACAACCGTTGAACGAAAAGAGCAGGTAGTGACGGTAAAAGTTTCTGAAAATAATACTTTATTTGAGTATTTGAGAAAGATTCGTAAACAATTGGCGGAGGCAGAAAATGTTCCACCTTTTGTGGTTTTTTCAGATCAAACTTTACGTATTATCTCCATTACCATGCCTATTACGCATGAAGAGTTTAGAGAAATTAAAGGAATCGGTGATCATAAGCTACAAAAATATGGAGATACGATGATCGAGCATATTGTTAAGTTTAAAAATGACCAGCATAATTTATCTGAATTAGAAGATAGTGAGAATAAGGAATCAAGAACAATTAAGGAAAAACGCTCGAAGAAAAGTGTAGAAAATTCTCATTTAGTAACCCTAGATTTATGGAAAAAAGGGTTAGCGATGAAAGAAATAGCGAAACAAAGAGAATTAAATCTACAAACGATAGAAAATCATCTACTTCGTTGTGGGGAAGAACAATTAGAAGTTGATTGGACAAAATTTATTAAGCCTGAAGATCAAGTGAAAGTTGTAAAAGCTATTGAAAAAGTTGGTATGGATAAATTAAAACCACTTAAAGAAAAACTTCCAGAAGAAATTAGTTATTTTATGATAAAAGTTGCTATTATGTTAGAAAAGCGTGGGCAACAGATATTGAATTAA